The Desulfuromonas sp. DNA window GCGACAGCTCCGGTTGAACTGGTCTGTGCCGATATCCTCGATGTTCGGATCAACAACGCTTCGGTTGTTGTGCTCAATCTGACGTTGCAGTTCATTCCGGTTGACCGACGGTCGGAGTTGATTAAAAACATTCATGCCGGTCTGCGGCCGGGCGGTATCCTTATCCTCGCCGAGAAGGTCGCCTTCGACGACGAAGCGCGGCAAGAGCTGCTGACCGACCTCCATCATGAATTCAAACGGGCCCAGGGCTACAGCGACCTTGAAGTCAGTCAGAAACGGACCGCCCTTGAGAACGTTATGATCCCGGAATCGCTCGATATTCATATCGAACGACTCGGACAGGCCGGATTCGCAGTCGTCGAGCCGTGGTTCCAATGCTTCAACTTCGCCTCGTTGGTGGCGTTCAAATGAGTTTTGTCCCCGAAATCTACGATTCCCTCTACCCGCAGCTCGAAGAGCTCGGGCTCCGGGAGTGGGCCTCCCGGCTGAGGACGGCGATCGCGGCCGAGTTCACCTCCCGCCGTCACGGCAAGATGGCCGAATGGCAGGCGGCGCTGAACGGCCTGCCGCTGATCGAAC harbors:
- the cmoA gene encoding carboxy-S-adenosyl-L-methionine synthase CmoA; protein product: MKRPDKIYSTPLHEIVDFRFDEKVAAVFPDMLNRSVPGYGLMITNIGILAGRYTQAGSRCYDLGCSLGAATLAMRQRITVEDCHIVAVDNSKAMIERAQQLLEGDAATAPVELVCADILDVRINNASVVVLNLTLQFIPVDRRSELIKNIHAGLRPGGILILAEKVAFDDEARQELLTDLHHEFKRAQGYSDLEVSQKRTALENVMIPESLDIHIERLGQAGFAVVEPWFQCFNFASLVAFK